The Sinorhizobium fredii genome contains the following window.
CTCGCTGCCACATGGGAAGGAGTGATGCGATGATCGCGGTGATTTTTGAGGTTCTGCCGGCCGAGGGCAAGCGCGAAGCCTATCTCGCCCTTGCCGCCGACCTGCGGTCGCTGCTCGACGGGATAGACGGCTTCATCTCGATCGAGCGATTCCAGAGCCTTACCGATCCGAACAAGCTGCTGTCGCTCTCCTTCTGGCGCGACGAAGCGGCGGTGAAGGCCTGGCGCAATGGTGCGGAACATCGCGCGGCACAGGCCGCGGGGAGGAATGGCGTCTTCGCCGACTATCGCCTGCGGATCGCGGCGGTCGTTCGCGACTACGGCCTCAACGAACGGCATGAGGCGCCAGCGGACAGCCGGGAGTGGCACGAGCACGATACGAACTGACCGAGAGGGGCATGGCAGCGACGCAAATTTCCCGGGCGGCCTTCAAGCTTTGGTAACCATCTTCGGTAACCATAAGTGCTATAGTCAGTCCCGAGTAAGCGTATTTGCGAGTTGCCCATGTCTTCAGTTGTTTCGCTTGCCGAAATCTCCCGAGCCGCCCGTCCGCTGAGCTGGCTGGACAGCATCATCAAAGGAGATTGCGTGGCTGCGCTGAACGCGCTCCCCGACAATTCGGTCGACGTCGTCTTCGCCGATCCGCCCTATAATCTGCAGCTGGGCGGCATGCTGCACCGGCCGGACCAGTCGCTGGTCGACGCTGTCGACGACGAATGGGACCAGTTCGCTTCCTTCGAGGCCTATGATGCCTTCACCCGCGCCTGGCTGCTTGCCTGCCGCCGCGTGTTGAAGCCGACCGGCACACTCTGGGTAATCGGCTCCTACCACAATATCTTCCGGGTCGGCGCGATCCTGCAGGACTTGCATTTCTGGATCCTGAACGACATCATCTGGCGCAAGACCAATCCGATGCCGAACTTCAAGGGTCGCCGCTTCCAGAACGCCCACGAAACGCTGATCTGGGCGACGCCGAACGCCAAGGCCAAGGGCTACACCTTCAATTACGAGGCGATGAAGGCCGCGAACGACGACGTGCAGATGCGCTCCGACTGGCTGTTCCCGATCTGCTCCGGTTCGGAGCGGCTGAAGGGCGACGACGGCAAGAAGGTGCATCCGACGCAGAAGCCGGAAGCGTTGCTCGCCCGCATCCTGATGGCTTCGACCAAGCCCGGCGACGTGGTGCTCGATCCCTTCTTCGGCTCCGGCACCACCGGCGCGGTTGCAAAGCGCCTCGGCCGCCATTTCGTCGGCATCGAGCGCGAACAGGACTATATCGACGCCGCAGCCGAACGCATCGCCGCAGTCGAGCCGCTCGGCAAGGCGACTCTGTCCGTGATGACCGGTAAGAAGGCCGAACCGCGCGTCGCTTTCAATACGCTCGTCGAGAGCGGCTTGATCAAGCCCGGCACGGTGCTGACCGATGCTAAGCGCCGCTACAGCGCCATCGTGCGCGCCGACGGCACGCTTGCCTCTGGCGGCGAGGCCGGCTCGATCCACCGCCTCGGCGCCAAGGTTCAGGGCCTCGACGCCTGCAACGGGTGGACGTTCTGGCATTTCGAAGAAGGGAATACTCTGAAGCCGATCGACGAACTCAGATCCGTCATTCGAAATGACCTGGCAAAACTGAACTGATCAACCAGTTCCGCTTGGGTCTTCGAAAAAGCGCTCTGCCCGGTTTTGTACCTTCAGTCCCGGGAGGAGAGCTTTAAACGCCCGGAATCCGTAAGGGATTCCGGGCGTTTGTATGAGGTGGGATGCCCTCCCGCTGCCGCGACCTTCTCCCTTGACGGGGAGAAGGGGCACGCCGCGCCGCCTCAGAGGAAGAAATCGTCGACCCGCAGGCTGGTGACGCCGTTCACCTTGATCTGGAAGTCGGCATAGCCGTCGCCGTTGACGTCGCCGGACAGGACGCCGGAGCGGAAGTTCAGTTCGCCGGCGTCTCCCGAAAACGCGCTGCCGCCGATGAAGGTGAATTTCTGATTGCCGCTCCAGGTCGTGTCGGCATCGATCGTCGAAAGGTCGATGACGTCGAACTCGGAGCGGCGGAAATCGGCGATCACGTCGCGGCGGGAGCCGACCACCGATTCGGAGATCGCGTTGAAATCGAAGCTGTCGGTGCCGGTCCCGCCGACCAGATAGTCGAAGCCACTGCCGCCGCGCATGATATCGGCGCCGGAGCCGCCATAGAGATCGTCGTCACCGCTGCCGCCGTCAAGGAAGTCGTCGCCGGCGAGGCCCTCGATAATGTCGTGGCCGCCCAGCCCGCGCAGCGTGTTGGCAACAGAACTGCCGGTGATATCGTCATGGCCGTAATTCGTGCCGGTGGCGTTCTCGATGCTAATGAGGTCCTCGCGCCGGCCGCTGCCGGTGGTCGCGTATTTGTTGCCGAGGTCGATCGTCACGCCCTTGCCGCGCTCCGAGCTCCAGTCGTCCTGGAACTGGTAGCTGACGGTGTCGATGCCGGTGCCGCCGTTGAAGTAGTTGTTGAATCCGGCCGAGAGGAAGGTGTCGTTGCCACTTTCGCCGTAATAGTCGCTGGCATAGCCGTCGATTTCGAAGCGGTCATTGCCGCTGCCGGCATAGACGACATCGTAGGAGCTCGTGTCGCGTGCCCGGATGTCGGCAACATAGATGTCGTTTCCGGCACCCATATAAATGTCGTTGCCGCCCTCGTAGGAATTCACCACGAGATCATTGCCGTAGCCCGCATCGACGTAGTTGTATCCGCCGTAGCTGTCGGTCCTGTTCAGGTAGATGTCGTCGTCGCCGTCATAGCCATAGATTTCGACCTCGATATAGCTGTTCTGCTTGAGGATATCGGCGTAATTCGTACCGTAGATGCGCGTGACCATTAGCTCGACCTTTTCAGCGAAGGCGTTGAAATCTAACGCGGATCATGGAGGAACAAAGCTGAATGGCGGGTGAACCGAATGCGGCGTTTTCGTGAATTCGCTGGCCGGTTCGGCGGTCAGGAACGCGCTGTCAGGCCTGGGTCGCCACTGCCGGACCGACACCGTCAAGCACGTCCAACGGTTGCACGCCATAGGCTGCCAGATCGGCCCTCAGCCTTTGGGCATCGACGAAGTGCACGGCCTGCCAGCCCGCCGCCCGGGCGCCTTCAACATTGGCCAGGCTGTCGTCGATGAAGATCGTCGCCGCGGGGTCGAGACCGAAGGTACGGGCATGGGTCCAGTAGATTTCGACATCCGGCTTGATCAGCCCGACGTCGCCCGAAACCGTGACGCCGCGCGGCAGCGTCAGGAAGGGAAAGCGCTTCTGCGCCTCGCGGAACGTGTCGGAGGCGAAGTTGGTCAGCATCGTCACGTCGCGGCCTTCGGCGATCAGGCTTTCCATCAGCGCGACCGTATCTTCATAGGCGTGCGGCACCATCTCGTGCCAATGCCGGCGGAAGGCGCGGATATGCTCTTGCCGTTCCGGATGCTCCTCGATCAACAGCGCCTCGGCCTCCTCCCAGGAACGGCCCCGGTCCTGTTCGATGTTCCAGTCGTGGGTACAGACATTGGCGAAGAACCAGCTGCGTTCCGCCTCGTCCGGGATGATCCGCGCGTAGGGGATCTGCGGATCGTAATGGATCAGCACCTTGCCGATGTCGAAAACGATGTGGCGGATGTCGACGCTGCTCATTGGTAATCCTGCGGCGGGTTGAACGAGGTTGCGGCCTTGCCTTACACGGCTTTGAATGCGTGCGGTATAGCCTGCGTGATCGCTTTTTTCATGACGGTCGGCAATGCCTGCCCCTTCAACGACGCGATCGGCTCCCACCAGCCCTCGGCGCAGGCCACGGCCTTCGCGACTTTGGCACGGTAGACCGAGAGGCGCAGTTCGAAATGCGTGAAGACATGCGTGACAGTGCCGCAGGCTTCCCAGGCGGCCGCGAAAGGCTGCGCCTCTACCGAGGTCTCGCCGTCGCGGCGCGCGGTCCAGCCCGTGCCCGGCACTTCCGTCATGCCGCCAAGGAGGCCCGTCTCGGCGCGCTTGCGCAGATAGACGGCATTAGCACCATCGATCGCCACGAAGGCGGCGCCGAGGCGCAGCGGCTTTTCCTTCTTCGCCCCCTTGCGCGGAAACGTCTCGGGATCGGCGACGGCGAGCGCCCGACAGTTCGAGCGGAAGGGACAGAGCGCGCAGGCGGGGCGCTTCGGCGTACAGATCGTGG
Protein-coding sequences here:
- a CDS encoding HAD family hydrolase is translated as MSSVDIRHIVFDIGKVLIHYDPQIPYARIIPDEAERSWFFANVCTHDWNIEQDRGRSWEEAEALLIEEHPERQEHIRAFRRHWHEMVPHAYEDTVALMESLIAEGRDVTMLTNFASDTFREAQKRFPFLTLPRGVTVSGDVGLIKPDVEIYWTHARTFGLDPAATIFIDDSLANVEGARAAGWQAVHFVDAQRLRADLAAYGVQPLDVLDGVGPAVATQA
- a CDS encoding calcium-binding protein produces the protein MVTRIYGTNYADILKQNSYIEVEIYGYDGDDDIYLNRTDSYGGYNYVDAGYGNDLVVNSYEGGNDIYMGAGNDIYVADIRARDTSSYDVVYAGSGNDRFEIDGYASDYYGESGNDTFLSAGFNNYFNGGTGIDTVSYQFQDDWSSERGKGVTIDLGNKYATTGSGRREDLISIENATGTNYGHDDITGSSVANTLRGLGGHDIIEGLAGDDFLDGGSGDDDLYGGSGADIMRGGSGFDYLVGGTGTDSFDFNAISESVVGSRRDVIADFRRSEFDVIDLSTIDADTTWSGNQKFTFIGGSAFSGDAGELNFRSGVLSGDVNGDGYADFQIKVNGVTSLRVDDFFL
- a CDS encoding antibiotic biosynthesis monooxygenase family protein — protein: MIAVIFEVLPAEGKREAYLALAADLRSLLDGIDGFISIERFQSLTDPNKLLSLSFWRDEAAVKAWRNGAEHRAAQAAGRNGVFADYRLRIAAVVRDYGLNERHEAPADSREWHEHDTN
- a CDS encoding site-specific DNA-methyltransferase, which codes for MSSVVSLAEISRAARPLSWLDSIIKGDCVAALNALPDNSVDVVFADPPYNLQLGGMLHRPDQSLVDAVDDEWDQFASFEAYDAFTRAWLLACRRVLKPTGTLWVIGSYHNIFRVGAILQDLHFWILNDIIWRKTNPMPNFKGRRFQNAHETLIWATPNAKAKGYTFNYEAMKAANDDVQMRSDWLFPICSGSERLKGDDGKKVHPTQKPEALLARILMASTKPGDVVLDPFFGSGTTGAVAKRLGRHFVGIEREQDYIDAAAERIAAVEPLGKATLSVMTGKKAEPRVAFNTLVESGLIKPGTVLTDAKRRYSAIVRADGTLASGGEAGSIHRLGAKVQGLDACNGWTFWHFEEGNTLKPIDELRSVIRNDLAKLN